TATATTGCAGCGCAGGAGATAGGTAAGGTATTTTTTAATATTATCATAAATCCACCTGCCCCGCTCAATGGCATTCACTATCGTGGCAAAGTTATCATCGCTCAGGACCATATCCGCTGCTTCTTTGGTCACCTCGGTTCCTGTAATCCCCATGGCAATGCCGATGTCGGCCTGTTTGAGGGCCGGAGCATCGTTGACTCCGTCGCCGGTCATGGCCACGACTTCCCCTTGTTTCTTCCAGGCCTTTACGATCTTTAATTTATCCGAAGGGGAGACTCGAGCATAAACCGTGACCTGACAAACAATCTTCTCAAACTCCTCATCGCTCATCTTTTCCAGTTCTTCTCCGGTGAGCACCTTGTCGCCGTCCTTGTAAAATCCGATCTCCTTGGCCACGGCCACGGCCGTAAGCTTGTGGTCGCCTGTAATCATAATGGGTTTAATGCCCACTTGCCTGCATACCTTGGTGGCCTCGACCACTTCATCCCGCGGGGGATCCATCATACCCACCAGGCCCAAAAAGGTTAAATCCTTTTCAATCATATCCTCGCTGTAGGCAATGCCATCGGGAAGATCCCGATATGCGACCCCCAGAACCCGCAAGGCCCCTTGGGTCATCCCTTCATTGGCCCGTAAGATCTCCGCTCTTTCCTCTTCCTTCAAGGTTCTCCCATCCCCATCCTCAAGGATCTTCGTGCTTTTTTCCAGGATAACCTCCGGAGCTCCCTTCAGAAAAGCGACCTTTTTCCCATCGGGCATTTGATGGATGGTCGTCATTCTTTTCCTCTCGGAACTAAAAGGAATTTCCTCAATCCTGGGGTTCTCCAGCTTGATCTCATGGATCGAAAGTCCGGCTTTGGCTGCGGCTACAACCAGGGCCCCCTCGGTGGGATCTCCTTTGATCAACCATTTTCCGTCCTGCTGATGAAGGTGGGCGTCGCTGCATAAAATCCCTGCCTGCAAAAGCATTCGTAAGGAGTTGCTCTTGGTGATTTCCACTGGATCTGATCCTTTAAACTCACCCACGGGGTCATAACCAATTCCGCTCACCTCCACCATTTTGCCCCTGGCGAAGATCTTCCTGATGGTCATCTCTCCTTTGGTGAGGGTCCCGGTCTTATCAGAGCAGATCACTGTGGTGCATCCCAAAGTCTCGACCGCGGGCATTTTTCTTATGAGGGCATTTTTTTGGGCCATCTGATGCATCCCGATGGCCAGGGCTCCTGTCACAATGGCTGCCAGCGCCTCAGGAACTGCTGCTACAGCGAGGGCCACAGTAAACATCACCATGGTGATGATGAATTGCAGGTCTATTTTGCCCCAGATCGCTTCCCTGAAGATGCTGATTCCGGCAACCAGTATACAGATCGACACGGCGACGATGCCCAGCCATTTTCCGATCTCTGCCGTTCTCTTTTCCAGAGGAGTTTTCTCAACCTCCACACTCGTAACTTCCTCGGCGATTTTGCCAAATTCTGTATTCATACCGGTGGAA
The sequence above is a segment of the Deltaproteobacteria bacterium genome. Coding sequences within it:
- a CDS encoding HAD-IC family P-type ATPase gives rise to the protein MTKTAWHSMEVDKVLTEMDTDAHRGLTEEEAKNRLEKYGYNELKKEEKVSPLTLFFNQFKNILIIILLVAIGLSALIGGLVDAAIIAVIVSFCAVLGFIQEYRAERALDALKKMLSPTITVLRGGREADIPSKELVPGDIMLLEAGDKIPADARLVESHSLRCDEAPLTGESVPVSKNIQPSSEEVRVSDRKNMIFTGTTVTYGRGKAVVTSTGMNTEFGKIAEEVTSVEVEKTPLEKRTAEIGKWLGIVAVSICILVAGISIFREAIWGKIDLQFIITMVMFTVALAVAAVPEALAAIVTGALAIGMHQMAQKNALIRKMPAVETLGCTTVICSDKTGTLTKGEMTIRKIFARGKMVEVSGIGYDPVGEFKGSDPVEITKSNSLRMLLQAGILCSDAHLHQQDGKWLIKGDPTEGALVVAAAKAGLSIHEIKLENPRIEEIPFSSERKRMTTIHQMPDGKKVAFLKGAPEVILEKSTKILEDGDGRTLKEEERAEILRANEGMTQGALRVLGVAYRDLPDGIAYSEDMIEKDLTFLGLVGMMDPPRDEVVEATKVCRQVGIKPIMITGDHKLTAVAVAKEIGFYKDGDKVLTGEELEKMSDEEFEKIVCQVTVYARVSPSDKLKIVKAWKKQGEVVAMTGDGVNDAPALKQADIGIAMGITGTEVTKEAADMVLSDDNFATIVNAIERGRWIYDNIKKYLTYLLRCNI